GAGGCGCGAGGGACGCTTTGAAGCGGAGGGGTGGCGCGTGAGGCGCGATGGAAGCCGTTTCTGGGCGCACGTCGTCATCGACGCCATCCACGAAGACGGCGAGCTGGTCGGATTTGCGAAAGTCACGCGCGATATCACCGAGCGCCGGCGCGCAGGCGAGTTGCTTGAGCAAACCCAAAGGGCGCTGTTCCAGTCGCAGAAAATGGAAGCATTGGGAAAACTCACGGGCGGGGTGGCGCACGATTTCAACAACGTGCTGCAGGTGCTACGGGGCAATCTGGAACTGCTTGAAAGCAGGCATGGCCGCGACGGCTGGAGCGCCGAGCGCCTGGGTAACGCTATCGACGCCGTCGACCGGGGTGCAAAGCTCGCCTCACAGCTACTTGCTTTCGGACGTCAGCAACCGCTGGCACCCGTCGTCATCAAACCTTCGCGTCTGCTTCAGGCTCTCGACGACCTGCTGCGACGGGCGTTGGGCGAGACGATCAAGATTGAGTCTGTGGTTGCGGGCGGCCTGTGGAACACCGCTGTCGATCCGCATCAGCTGGAAAATGTGATCCTGAATCTGGCGATCAATGCGCGCGATGCAATGCCGGATGGCGGCAAGCTCACTCTTGAACTCGCCAATGCGACGCTTGATGACGACTACGTATCGTCACTCGATGAGGTCTCCGCCGGACAGTACGTGATGCTGGCCGTTACGGACACCGGAACCGGTATGACCCAGGAGGTGATGGAGCGCGCTTTTGATCCGTTCTTCAGCACCAAGGCCGACGGTCAGGGCACCGGCCTCGGTCTGAGCATGGCCTATGGCTTCGTCAAGCAGAGTGGCGGCCACATCCGGCTCTATAGCGAAGTCGGCGAGGGGACGACCGTCAGGATCTATCTGCCCCGCTCAACCGGCACGGCGGTGGAAACAAAGGCGCGCACACAGGGCACCCTGAAACACGGCAACGAAACTATCCTGGTCGTCGAGGACGATTTGAAGGTTCAATCGACTGTCGTCGAACTTCTTACCGGTCTCGGCTATGCGGTGCTCAAGGCCAACGATGCGGAGCAGGCCTTGACCGTCATTTCGAGCGGCGCACATATCGATCTGCTGTTTACGGACGTGGTGATGCCGGGAGCGCTGCGCAGCCCGGAGATGGCTCGAAGAGCAGTCGAGATACTGCCGGGGCTGAAAGTGCTTTTCACCTCGGGCTATACACAGAACGCGATCGTCCATGGTGGCCGGCTGGATCCGGGTGTGGCGCTGCTGAGCAAGCCATACAGCCGTCAGCAACTCGCCTTCAAGGTGCGGCAGGTGCTGGGAAACAGCGATACCGACGCGATCGAGGCCGGTGCCGCTGATACGCACCCAGGTAATGGCCCCGGGTCTGTCTGGCACCCGGAGAGCCTGCGCATACTTGTCGTTGAAGACGACGCCGCGTCGCTGGACGCAGTCTGTGAGCTTCTCATGCTGATCGGGATAAGCCCGCAGCGCGCCGAAAACGCAGCGGCAGCTTTAAACGCGATCGAAGCCGACGACTTCGACATACTGTTCACAGACGTCGTCATGCCCGATATGTCAGGCATAGAACTCGCGCAGCGCGCATTTACCATTCGTCCAGAGCTCCGGATTATCTTCGCTTCTGGAAACGCAATCCCCGACCACGAGCGATTCCCCTTCAACTGGTCGGCGCTGCGCAAGCCCTATACGCTTGACCAGTTGCGTCTTGCACTGCAGTCGGGTAGCACCCCGCGCACGGACAAGGGTTGACGGAATTGATAGCCATTGCGCGCAACGCCGGACTTGCATGCACGACGGTCATGTGCTGCGAGTGCTGCAGTGGGGCTGCGCCTGGGCCTGACGTCCAACCGCGTTGCTTCTGCTTCCTTATCTCGGGAAGCGCGTTGCCGTCAGGGGCGGGTCATCTGTCCGGATTCCGGTATCCGGTTTCAGCCGTATCCAGGGAAAACGCCGCGATCAGACCGGAAGCGCGCGGCCCCGCGAGGAGGCTAGTCAAGCAAAGGCCGGCCGACCGGCCCTTGCGATACGTTACGGCGGCGAAATGTTCGCGGCCCGCAAACCCTTCGGGCCGCGCTTTGTCTCGTAGCTCGCCTTCTGGTTTTCTGCGAGCGTCTTAAAGCTGTCGCCCCAAACTTCCGAGAAATGAGCAAAGAGATCGTTGCGCCAGCGCCAGGAGCAGCGGGAAGCCAAAGCCGTTTGCTATCGTTGAACGCCCTCGACATTCCCGGGCCGCCAGGAATCAATCCGCCTGGAAATCGACAAGCCGACGCCAGTATTCATCCTGTCGCCCTTCGGGACTTCCTTCCTGCTGCCACAGAACGTAGGCCCGCTCCCGAAGATGCTGGTCGAGAGCCCGATGCCAGTACTCCTCCGCGCGCCCATCGGGGCGTCCATCTTTCTCCCAGAGCAGGTAAGCGCGTTCGCGGACAGCCTGGTCCAACCCCGGCTTCGTTTCCGAATTTTTCTCAAGGTCGTCGCCGTAGGGCGCCATTTGACCGCCCCGAGCCGTGCGCATCCTGGCTGTCAGGGTGCCGAGTTCAGCATCCGGCACAAGCCGGCCGTGCGCTGCCGCTTCCAGGGCCTTGGCCTGATAGGCGGAATCGTCGGAGGCATTGCCCGATCCGCTCAGCGTAATCGGATACGTGTGCAGCACTGCGCCGCTACGATCTATTATGTCAACCAATCGCTCAGTGATGACTGTCTTCCTGGTGTTGTGCGTTTGATGTAGGGGTGGTGGCTCGACTCTATAGTTGAACACCGGCCTGCCCGGCCTGGCAGAGGCAAAACCGCCCGGCGCGATCCGCCTGTCACGCGAATGCTCTGGCGCCGCTCGGGCTGATACGCACACCGCACCAAGGGCCTTTGCAGTACGCCGTGACGAAGTCCTTCCAGCTTTTCGCCGCAGGCGTTATTGCGCAATTTTCATGCTTGATCGATGCGCTTAAGAAACGCCGTGCCCGTTCGCGAACCCGAACGCGTGCAGTGATGCATCTCGGAAGACAGCTATCCCGAAAATTTGGCTTGACTGGAGAAAAACCTGCCTGGTGGCGGAATCACGCGGTCATTAACAGGAATCAAGCGAACGCAATCTGAGCACCGACTAGTCGCGCGTTGCTGTAAATTCGACATGAAACGACGTACGGCTACCAGCGGCGCGGAATGCGCTGAAGATGCGCCGCAAGACCGCTGTTGGCTGCCCGAGGACGCAGCGTGACCCCGGAAGGCACCGGGCGTCCTGGAAGTTGTAAATACGGGCTTTCGAGGGGACACTGTGGCTCGCGTCTGGTTGGTTCCGAATGCATATCGAACCGATCCCCGGACGTTCAGTGGCGCGAATCCAGGGAGGCACTGTGCTGGAATGGGAAGCGGATCTCAAAGGTCGTGCCGAGCCTTTCGCGTGTATCAAATCGGATCTTGCCTTCACGGATCCGACAAAGTTCCTTGACGATCGCCAGACCAAGGCCGACGCCCGGTATATCGTCGGCCGCAGCCCGTTCAAATTCATCGAACACGCGGTCTCTGTCCGACGGCGCAATGCCCACTCCGGTGTCGGCAACGCGCAGATACCAGGCTCCTTCGCCGTGGCGGCCCATCGCCAGTTCGATTTCACCGGCTTTCGCGTACTTTGTCGCGTTCGACAGCAGGTTTAGCGCCACCTGCTTCACCTTGATGCGGTTCGACAGCACCGTTGGCATGTCCGCGTCGAAGCAGGTAGACAGACGTAACCCTTTGGCCACGATAGCGGGTCGGCAGGCCCCGACCAGCTCGTCAAAGAGTTCGCGCAGGTCGAATGGCTCGACCGCAAGCGGGGTGCTGTCGCCCAGCACCACCGAGTACTCGACCATGTCGTCAACCAGCTGCTTCATGTCCGCGGCTTGGCGGGTGGCCATCGCCAGTCCGGCTTCCGCTTTCGATGGCGCGCGTGAAATCAGCTGCAGCGCGATGGAGAATGCGTTCAGGAAGTTACGCAGGTCGTGCGCCACACTGCGGTAATCTGCATGCGCGATTCGTAAAGGTCGCGCACCAGCCGCTGCTTCAATGTCAGTTCGAGGTTTGCCCGCTCCAGACTGCCGGTGTATCCATCAATTTTCCGGTCGCGCTCGGTGACCACTTCCCGGATCGACGTGACGGTGACGAAGCCGAGCGCTTCATCGATCAGCCGCCCGGCACGCCGTTCGTGGCGCCTCGTGAACGCGTCATCCGATTCGGCGAACGTCTCGGCCGCATCCGCCAGCACGTGCCGGAACAGATCCAGCTCGTGAACGAGTCCATCGATGCGATAGCCCTGTTGCCAGCGAACCATTCCATGCGTGCGGGCGTCGCGTTCGATCGCCGGCTCTGCCTGTTCAAGATCCTGCGCGTCGAGCGCACTACAGATCCCGTCCAGGATTTCCGGCAAATGATCAGCGAGTTGATCGTACGTCAGCTTGTCGGCCTCGACCAGGCCCGCGTCGCCGGACACGGCATTCATCCATTTTTCGGTCAGGGTGGTCCGTTCCCGACGCAGAAACCCGGCAAAACTGCGAAGCGGCGCTGCTTGTTTGTCATTCATAATTCGTCTTCGCAGAAAAATGTTTCAACAGAGCGGGTGCGCAGTGACACAGCACCCGCCCGGAATCTCCCTGAACGGATACGAGGGGACGGCTCCCCGAATTTGACGGGGAAAGCAGAAAAGCCGCGAATCCCTACCGTCGCGAGAGGCGACCTGATGTACTGGCCTGTATCGCCGCACGGGTCATTATCCTTCAACCGCGTAGCTGGAACACGCCTTGCCAGACGGTCGGCGGGAACCGAGCACGTAAACCGGGGCGAGATTTTCATGTATCCAATCCTGCTTGTCGACGACGAGGCTGACCTGCTCGCGGCGTAGTATCTGATACTGCACTCAGAGGGGTATGAAGTGCGCTGCCGCCAATGGTGCGGAGGCACTGGAATTGATGCGACAACGCGTCCCTGACCTGGTCATTACGGACTGGATGATGCCCGTGACGGGCGGCGCCGAACTCTGTCGCCGTCTGCGCGCGCAGCCGAACCTGGCACGGGTCCCCATCCTCGTCCATAGGTCGGCTCCGCCCCCGGTGAATGAAGCTACCGCCGAGGGCAATGCCTGGAATGCCTGCCTTCAGAAGCCAGTGCCCATGCAGGGTTTTCTCACCACGGTAGGAAGGTTATGTGCGGGGTGTTGATAGTACATCACACGCCCAAGATCGATTTCGCGACGGCCCGAACGGCCGTCTCGCAGTCTGCGAAGCTGTCGGCTCGAATCACGTAACTCACGTTGTAACACCGGAGAATTCACGCCCCTGAACGCCGGCTTTGCCGGGCACGATATCGGTCACGACCCTGCCGATACAGGGCGAGGTTGACGGACGGTCCAGCCGGAGCTACAGATAGTCGCCCGGCGGTCTGTCCGTGACCCCGCTGGATCGTGCACGTGATCCCGATGTCCTGTCGCGACGGCAGAGTTTTCAGGGGGGCTCAGCGGCAGCCGCAGCGGCCGAGCCCGCGGCCAGAACAGCCGACGCCAGCAGTGCGTGTGAGCGTTTTTGCATGATGCTGCTCCTGTCGACGCGGTGGAGTTGATCCGTGGCTTACCCGGCGCACTGACTGATCCGGGGCCGCCGTTGCGGTGCAGCGCAATCGCCCAACAATCACTGGATGGGCGGCACAACGCCCAGCTTCTCGGCGAGCATGCGCTCATAGACGCCGAAGTGCAGGTCGACTTCCTCCTGACTGACCGTCGTCACGGTGACGTTCACCTGAGTCTTACAGCAGGACCAGACCTACGATATCGCCGTTGGCACGACTGTGGTGGAGGACAGTCTTGCGATGCGTTCGACAATAGGCGCCGGCTGACGGTTTTCAAACCCAAAAAATTTTCACCACTACCCCTTGAAGTTTTCAATGTAGGGTCTATTTTGAATTTCGCTCAGGCAGACGCGCTGTGTTTTCGGGCGCGCTGCGTGTTTCGATTTGTCTGCCAGCAGCTGGCAGGCGGACTGGAGCGCATAGGCCAGTTCGCCTCCATGCTGCATTCAAGGAGGATACGACCATGAGTGATCTCTATTCCGGAACCGACCTGTTCAGCGAATTAGACCGTCTGCAACGCCAGATGGCCGGCCTGTTCGGCGGTCTTCCATCCAGCATCCGTTCCGGCAATGCCGGTGCCTTCCCGCAGATCAATATCGGTGCGACCGACGACTCGATCGAGATCGTCGCGTTCGCACCGGGCATCGACGCCGCCGGGATCGACCTGTCGATCGACAAGCGGTTGCTGACGATTGCCGGGGAGCGCAAGCCAGCACGGCCGGATGCCAGTGGTGACATCCGCGACGACGTTCGCACCTACGCGCAGGAGCGCTTCAGCGGTGCGTTTCGCCGCGTGATCGAACTGCCGCAGAATGCCGATCCCGACAAGGTGCAGGCGCGCTACACCAACGGCTGCCTGTCGATTACCGTTGGCAAGCGCGAAGCGTCGAAGCCGCGGGCCATCACCGTCCAGTAACGCCAGTTATTCGAGGAGCAAGCCATGAACGACAGGACACAGGTTGCTGAACGCAACCAGCAACCGGCAGCACGACGCGGCGGGGACCAGCCGGCGCGGCAGATAACGCTCACGCCCGCAGTTGACGTATTCGAGACCAGTCATGGCATCACGCTGTGGGCGGACCTGCCAGGCGTCGCGAAAGACGCGCTCGAGGTGAAGGTGCCCGACGGCAATCTGTATATCGAGGCCGAAGCGGTCGTGCCGACACCTGCCGGTCTGCGGCTGCAGCACGCCGAGATCCGTGAACCGCGATTCGCGCGTGCGTTCTCGCTGAGCCCGGACTTCGACACATCGAAGATTGACGCGAACCTGCAGGACGGCGTGCTGAAACTGACCATTCCGCGCCGCGACGAAGCAAGGCCGCGACGCATCGAGGTGCAGACAGGCTGAGCCCGGACGATCAGCAACGACGACAGGAGAAAAAAGCGGTGGCGGCCGTGAGGTCGCCACCGCCTGCGTTATAGAGGCACGGATGCAGAACGTAGTGGAAAAATGGTGGCCCCTCGCGAGGCGCAGTCCAGCCACGTAAGCAGAAGCTTTCCACTGGGAGCGCAGAGGGAGATTCAGTTTCCTGTCAGACCGTGGAGGTGGCTACGATGAACAACGACCCGAAAAAGTGGAACCCTTTCAAATTTCTTCGCGGCTCAGGGGGCAAGTCCCACACGGACAGCCCGGAGAGTCAGGCAGCTAGCGAGCAGGGGCGTGCCACGTGGCCCGACATCCAGCGACTTTTCTCGCGTGATTCCCTGCGTGCGATGGAGGATTTTTTTCTCGATCCGTTCGCAGTGCGCGGCACGCTCGAACGATGGTTCGGCGACTTCAGCTCATCGCGTTTCCAGCCGCGCATCGACGTGGTGGACGAGGGGAAGATACTCCGCGTGACCGTCGAGCTGCCAGGCATCGAGAGGGAGGATCTGACCATCGGCGTCGAGGACGGAGCACTGGTGCTGCGCGGCGAGAAAAGGCAGGACGTGCACAGTGAGGAGGACGGCTGCTATCGTCTGGAACGCGCATACGGGGCCTTCACGCGCACGATCCCGATGCCTGAAAACGCCGACCCCGACCATGCTCTCGCAAAGTTTGACAAGGGCGTGCTTACATTGACCGTACCCAAATATGAGCCCTTGCGATCTGCCAGCCGCACGATCGATATTGGCTAGCGTCGGACGGCCCTCTTGCGATTGCAAAGTGAACGGAGGGAAATAGCTCACGCTTCTGAAGATGGATAGTGATCGCCGCGGGTCAGGTCAAAGGACTCGCGGCGATCATTGCGCCTCAAAGTTGCGTCCGGTGCCAGTATTCGTCGGCCCGCGCTTCAGGACGCCCATCCTGCCCAGGGCACGTGAGCCCACTCCCGCAGATGCTGCTCCAGCGCGCGAAGCCAGTATTCCTCCGCGCGTCCGACAGGGCGCCCGTCTGTGATTCTGGGAACCACGGGCTGAATCTCTCCCGGCTGCCTTGGCAGGGCGAAGCGCAAAAAGCGTTGACATTATTGCTCTGTCGCTATACCGTGACCTTCGGAATATTCAAGAAGCCCGATTGCTGATCACCACTTGCCGCCTGTTCTGTGCGGTACTCGTTATCCTCTCTTCTTCCTTGAAGTTTTTGTCGCTCCGCCACGGGGCTATTATTTTTATCTCAAGGAATTCTCATGGATACCGGTACTGTCAAGTGGTTCAACGATAGCAAAGGCTTTGGCTTCATTACTCCTGACGCTGGCGGCGACGATCTTTTCGCTCACTTCTCGGAAGTGCGTGGCGATGGGTTCAAGACGCTCACAGAAAACCAGAAGGTGAGCTACGAGACAAAGCGCGGCCCGAAGGGTATGCAGGCCGCGAATATCTCGCCGCTGTAACGTATCCTGGGGTCGGTCTACCGGCCCTTTGCATGTTTGCCTGACTAGAATCCTCGCGGAGCCATGCGCTCCCGATCTGATCGCCGAGTTCAGCGTGCGCATCATTTGTCTTTTCGACACGATCCGTCTCGCCCATTTTCTATTTTTTACGCTTGTACGGCATGAATGTCGTGCGGGCGTCGCCCGGTTATCGCTTATGCAAAATAATAAACATCTTCACCACTACAATGGTTATTCAGTCTCCCCCTCTGCGCATCGGTTACCGGACGGCTGGTTTGCCGCTAACCTTATGCTGGTAAGGGGTGACGCCCTTGACGCAGATCCGGTTTCCTACAAGTTCCACGCGCTCGACTATTTCGATAACGAAACGCAGGCCCTGGGACACGCTACGACCTGGGCACGTGACTGGGTCGACAGTCGCGGTTAGTCGACATTCATCCTTCGTAGTAGCGGCAGGATGGACGGCGTCGAGAATCGACTGGCCGTCGGTGCAGTACCCGTCTGATCGCAACGATACACAGCAATAGCACCTCTGACCGGATGGACAGGTGTCATTCAGGCGACACCGCTTTGACGACTCTTCCTGGTGTCGTCACAGATTGGCGCGCAGAATGTCCGCCGTATGATGCGCCTCACGACACACGATGCCTGCCACACCCGCACCAATCGTATTGTTTCGCACAGCGTCGCAACGAGCGCCTCAAGGGTGCCCGGGCCCGCACCAACCAGAACGTCACTCAACCGGATCACGGGATCTGGTCGCCTGATCGGCACAACGCTATTCCCGTCAATCGCAACACAAGGAACAAAGATGGCGTTACTGGTCATGCAGGTCGCGGTACGCGGCGAACTGGTCGAGGTTTTCGAAATGCCGGTTGATGATGTCGACGGCCACCGGATGCTCGCTGCCGCCAATGAGGACGAACGGGTGATTCATCCGTCGGGACAGGCGATCGAAGACGGTGAGGTCTGGATTGACCTGATCGACGGAGATGGCGAGACGCTGTTCGATCAGGTGGCGTGTTTTCACCGGGCGGATGCTGCCGACGCGCTGCAGGTTCATTTTGGCATGAATGTCGAGGTCGTTAAGGATTGCCTTTCAAAGTCGAATATCGCCTCGCTCCATGCAAGGCACCGTCTGGCGACCCAGGCCTACTTCCGCAAGGTTGACCGTCTTGTCGATTGCTCACTGGTCGGCTCCAGGCAGAGCAATCGCCGGCGTGTCGGTGATGCCAGTGTCATGGATCTCGTGATAGAACTTCGCAGGCGGCTGGACAGTGCTGTCACCCAACTTGCACTGAGCGAGCTGCCAACGCCCGTGCAGGCCGCAGCGCAGCAGCTGAGGGATGCGACAGGGACCTACGTGGGTGCAGTTCAGCGCCTTTGAAGCGGAGTCCCGAGGCACATTGTGGAATGTGAAGGAACAGTATGCAAAGAACGGTGAAGTATCGCGGGCTCGAGATTTATATTGAGCTGGTGCCCACGTCCGAAGACATGTTTGACGCGTGGTTCCGCATAGAGGGGCCGACTCATGCGCCGGGAGTGGCGGCGGCAGGTCAGCGGATAAAAGTTCACGGCGGCCCGTTTTCGAGTCGTTGGGCCTACTTCGTCGCGGAGATCGCTGGCCAGGCGTCAATCGACGTCATCCTCGGCCCTGGCGAATAGTTTGACACCGGCAACGCGATGAGCGGACCTCCCTGTCGCACGCGAATCAGAGAACCGATTTACAAGGAAACAGGTTTCATGGATGAACGCAAGCGGGACAGTATGATTGCCTATCTCCGTCACCGCATGGAGGACTTCGGGATCAGCCCGGATGATCTGGCCTCAGCACTCGCGGCCGCGCCTGAAGCTGGCCGTTACCGTAGCGCGAATGGCGATAGCTGGAGCGGCGAAGGGCCGATGCCTCAATGGCTGAAGCAGGCAATCAGTGCGGGACAGTCCATCGGGCACTTTGAATTGTCGTCAGGTTCCGTTTCCAAACCATCTTTGCGAGCAGGTGCGGACTGGGCGAACGACCCATTCGCAGGCAGTCCACTCGCGCGGTCGGCCCCCCGTTAGAGCACCCTTCGGGTTTTTCGGATTCTGTGTCTGATCGTCGCCGATCGAATGACCGCGATCGCTCGCATTGATCAACAGTCCGAAAAACACCACGACATATCTGCTCTCGCCCAGATTAACGGCGATGGAATGACAATGTGTCTGCCGGCAGGCAGTGCCTGGTTAGCGTCGAGCAGGACATCCGGTTTACCGGCAAACATCCTGGCCAGTCGGCGAGCGGCTCGGCCGCCGTTGAAACAATCCGTGCCATCAGGACGCAGTGCCCCTAACGGTTGCAGTACGTCACCAATCGCCAGCAGATCGGCAACGTATCGGTCGATCTAATCGATTACGTCCGCGATGTGATCAACAAATGGCTCATCGTGCGCGCGGACCATCAGCCCGGCGCCGTTGACGAGCGTGTGGGCAATCCTGAGCAGGCGCAGCAGATCGACGCGCAGGCCTTCCGGATCGTGAAGACCGGTACGTAGCTCATCGAGCGGATCGACGGCGTCCAGCATCCGCGTCGTGTCATGGCCCGATCCCAGTGTTTCGAGCGGGGGCGTCCAACTCGACATAGGGCGTCGCAGTCACCGCGGCCCCTGCGCTCATGCAGTCGTTATTCTTCCCGCTCACCTTGACCGGCAATATGATCGCCGGTACCGCGCTGGTGGCGATGACTAACCACGGCTACATCGCAGCGGAAATAAAGGACCCGGAGCCGCAGCGCTGATGCGCCTCCGCCCGCGCAATTCGCAAGCGCTCTAACGTGCGTTGTGTGGAAGGCTCTTATGAATCGCCGTCGCGGCAATGGCCGCTTCGCCTGAGGCGACGCTGATCTGATTGAGCGTATTCACGATGTCGCCGGCCGCGTAGAGATGTTCAATGCTGGTACGCTGATGCTTGTCAGTTCTCACCATTCCGTCCTCGTCGCGCTCCACTTCGAGTCCCAATACGTCGGTCCGAGGATGGCAACCCATGACGGGATAGACCGAGTCGAAGCGGTGAATCACTCCGCCCAGGCCGATGATCTGCACTGCCCGGTCAGCGCCCTGAGGTGCTTCGAGTCTCGATAGCGCGATCAAACTGACGCCACTGGCGGCAGCCGAATCCACTTCTGCGTCCGATAGGGCGTCGAGGTCAGACGCCACCAC
Above is a genomic segment from Paraburkholderia aromaticivorans containing:
- a CDS encoding hybrid sensor histidine kinase/response regulator, which codes for MNHANPDPGEFSAVWLRLWAESTQDYSICALSPQGVVLTWNPGGQRIQGYRSGEIVGQPFSVFYPEAERASGAPEVALRAAADSGRYVVEGWRVRKDGTTFWANVVMTALRDSQGQLIGFGKVVQDVSDRRAAHDAVLRSERSFRLLVQGVTDYAIFMLSPDGHITSWNSGARRIKGYTESEIIGSHFSRFYTPEDVAAGVPFRGLETARREGRFEAEGWRVRRDGSRFWAHVVIDAIHEDGELVGFAKVTRDITERRRAGELLEQTQRALFQSQKMEALGKLTGGVAHDFNNVLQVLRGNLELLESRHGRDGWSAERLGNAIDAVDRGAKLASQLLAFGRQQPLAPVVIKPSRLLQALDDLLRRALGETIKIESVVAGGLWNTAVDPHQLENVILNLAINARDAMPDGGKLTLELANATLDDDYVSSLDEVSAGQYVMLAVTDTGTGMTQEVMERAFDPFFSTKADGQGTGLGLSMAYGFVKQSGGHIRLYSEVGEGTTVRIYLPRSTGTAVETKARTQGTLKHGNETILVVEDDLKVQSTVVELLTGLGYAVLKANDAEQALTVISSGAHIDLLFTDVVMPGALRSPEMARRAVEILPGLKVLFTSGYTQNAIVHGGRLDPGVALLSKPYSRQQLAFKVRQVLGNSDTDAIEAGAADTHPGNGPGSVWHPESLRILVVEDDAASLDAVCELLMLIGISPQRAENAAAALNAIEADDFDILFTDVVMPDMSGIELAQRAFTIRPELRIIFASGNAIPDHERFPFNWSALRKPYTLDQLRLALQSGSTPRTDKG
- a CDS encoding DUF2934 domain-containing protein is translated as MLHTYPITLSGSGNASDDSAYQAKALEAAAHGRLVPDAELGTLTARMRTARGGQMAPYGDDLEKNSETKPGLDQAVRERAYLLWEKDGRPDGRAEEYWHRALDQHLRERAYVLWQQEGSPEGRQDEYWRRLVDFQAD
- a CDS encoding response regulator — encoded protein: MRQRVPDLVITDWMMPVTGGAELCRRLRAQPNLARVPILVHRSAPPPVNEATAEGNAWNACLQKPVPMQGFLTTVGRLCAGC
- a CDS encoding Hsp20/alpha crystallin family protein produces the protein MSDLYSGTDLFSELDRLQRQMAGLFGGLPSSIRSGNAGAFPQINIGATDDSIEIVAFAPGIDAAGIDLSIDKRLLTIAGERKPARPDASGDIRDDVRTYAQERFSGAFRRVIELPQNADPDKVQARYTNGCLSITVGKREASKPRAITVQ
- a CDS encoding Hsp20/alpha crystallin family protein, with translation MNDRTQVAERNQQPAARRGGDQPARQITLTPAVDVFETSHGITLWADLPGVAKDALEVKVPDGNLYIEAEAVVPTPAGLRLQHAEIREPRFARAFSLSPDFDTSKIDANLQDGVLKLTIPRRDEARPRRIEVQTG
- a CDS encoding Hsp20/alpha crystallin family protein, with product MNNDPKKWNPFKFLRGSGGKSHTDSPESQAASEQGRATWPDIQRLFSRDSLRAMEDFFLDPFAVRGTLERWFGDFSSSRFQPRIDVVDEGKILRVTVELPGIEREDLTIGVEDGALVLRGEKRQDVHSEEDGCYRLERAYGAFTRTIPMPENADPDHALAKFDKGVLTLTVPKYEPLRSASRTIDIG
- a CDS encoding cold-shock protein, which produces MDTGTVKWFNDSKGFGFITPDAGGDDLFAHFSEVRGDGFKTLTENQKVSYETKRGPKGMQAANISPL
- a CDS encoding H-NS histone family protein, with the translated sequence MDERKRDSMIAYLRHRMEDFGISPDDLASALAAAPEAGRYRSANGDSWSGEGPMPQWLKQAISAGQSIGHFELSSGSVSKPSLRAGADWANDPFAGSPLARSAPR